A part of Desulfotomaculum nigrificans DSM 574 genomic DNA contains:
- the larA gene encoding nickel-dependent lactate racemase, with product MDINFRYGRETMTITINEANVAGVIGNTMTGVIDPGAEIRRALNQPIASPRLQEIIDRQKPTRVVIVVTDVSRPIPYRNLLPALLNVIHETGLGPEQVSFVIATGAHRPNTDEENQEVFGNLVRQYNFSNHDCDNDLAFLGHLSNGTELWINRQVANADMVITIGAIMPHNLAGFSGGPKLILPGVAGRRTIEENHRMMNQAGVGPGHLSDNPIQQQMLEAARMVGVDFVLNVVLDWHNGISRAFAGHPEAAWRAGCQYARHIYEQPLPDKAEVVIAGAGGYPRDANLYQAVKALVNAGRMVKPGGTVVLLAKCRQGMGDPQFARWMDGVQEPEEVLARFRRQGFILGGHKAYVLCKQLKDKEVVMISHLDQAQQRLAVFRHAADWPTAENYLKKKHGVNYRALILPQAGLVFPLSH from the coding sequence ATGGATATTAACTTCAGATATGGCCGGGAAACCATGACCATAACAATTAATGAAGCTAATGTGGCGGGTGTTATTGGGAACACCATGACCGGTGTGATTGACCCCGGGGCAGAAATCCGCCGGGCCCTCAACCAACCCATCGCCAGTCCCCGGCTGCAGGAAATTATTGACCGCCAAAAACCCACCCGGGTGGTCATCGTGGTGACGGATGTTTCCCGGCCCATTCCCTACCGGAATCTATTGCCTGCTTTACTCAATGTGATTCATGAAACCGGTTTAGGACCGGAGCAAGTGAGCTTTGTGATTGCCACCGGCGCCCACCGGCCCAATACTGATGAAGAAAACCAGGAGGTTTTTGGTAACCTGGTTCGACAATATAATTTTAGCAATCATGATTGCGATAACGACCTGGCTTTTTTAGGTCATCTTAGCAACGGTACTGAACTATGGATTAACCGCCAGGTGGCCAACGCTGATATGGTCATCACAATTGGCGCCATCATGCCCCATAACCTGGCTGGCTTTTCCGGCGGACCCAAATTAATATTACCCGGCGTAGCCGGCAGGCGCACCATAGAGGAAAACCACCGGATGATGAACCAAGCGGGAGTGGGGCCGGGGCACCTGTCTGATAACCCGATTCAACAGCAAATGTTGGAAGCTGCCCGCATGGTGGGGGTGGATTTCGTATTAAATGTAGTGCTGGACTGGCACAATGGTATCAGCCGAGCCTTTGCCGGTCACCCGGAAGCAGCCTGGCGGGCTGGTTGCCAGTACGCCAGGCATATCTATGAACAGCCGCTGCCAGATAAGGCGGAAGTAGTTATCGCCGGGGCCGGCGGTTATCCCCGGGATGCCAACCTCTACCAGGCTGTTAAAGCCCTGGTTAATGCCGGTAGAATGGTGAAACCCGGAGGAACCGTTGTGTTATTGGCTAAGTGCCGGCAGGGGATGGGGGACCCGCAGTTTGCCCGGTGGATGGACGGTGTACAGGAACCGGAGGAGGTATTGGCACGCTTTCGCCGTCAGGGGTTTATTTTAGGTGGACATAAGGCCTATGTCCTTTGTAAGCAGTTAAAGGATAAAGAAGTGGTGATGATTTCCCACTTGGACCAGGCCCAACAGAGGTTGGCGGTATTTAGACATGCCGCTGATTGGCCAACGGCGGAAAACTATCTAAAGAAAAAGCACGGTGTCAATTACCGTGCGTTAATACTGCCACAGGCAGGGTTGGTATTCCCATTGTCACACTAG
- a CDS encoding polysaccharide deacetylase family protein, giving the protein MSLTIYKLLGLAFLLYALVPTILGRILHWGVFWHGDKTCGKVAITFDDGPDPEYTPKLLGILRQYNAKASFFMVGQQAAKYPQLVKQIMADGHTLGTHGYSHRLAWLQGPVCSLREIKKGNQVIQQITGKSPQFFRPSWGVFNLTTLIYFWLTGHKVVLWSFMSHDWSPHTTQTTVVNIVQRKIRSGSVVVFHDRCTRPGADEKGPAKMLEALPKILDHLQQRNLQPVTVDELFTFNRIGLVKRLLRRLWRVWEFGFEKLAGLKPVGGNNLFRLAVRKHRGSVMQLPDGTLLKPGDQIGELHFNNDQLQKINTTARSIEQVGVKLLKEAKNSLPLLAKVVAQDPSYQGVKAFVGITMIYRGSTKLGFSVYDLSPFTRPIVAWYQMWLLFLLHPGGLAHLRRQWDKLVPKKIIISRQELLARYLDGIG; this is encoded by the coding sequence ATGTCCCTAACCATCTATAAATTGCTTGGTCTGGCTTTTTTGCTCTATGCTCTGGTACCTACTATCTTAGGGCGAATTTTACATTGGGGCGTCTTCTGGCATGGCGATAAAACCTGCGGCAAGGTTGCCATTACCTTTGATGACGGGCCTGATCCGGAGTATACACCAAAATTACTGGGGATTTTGCGCCAATACAATGCTAAAGCCAGCTTTTTTATGGTAGGTCAACAAGCTGCCAAATACCCTCAGTTGGTAAAACAAATTATGGCCGATGGACACACCCTGGGCACCCACGGTTATAGTCACCGGCTGGCATGGTTACAGGGACCTGTTTGTTCCCTCCGGGAAATAAAAAAAGGAAACCAAGTAATTCAGCAAATTACCGGCAAATCCCCGCAGTTTTTCCGCCCCTCCTGGGGGGTATTTAACTTAACTACCTTAATTTATTTTTGGTTGACCGGGCATAAAGTGGTATTGTGGTCATTTATGAGCCATGACTGGAGCCCTCACACCACTCAGACCACCGTTGTGAATATCGTTCAACGTAAAATTAGATCCGGTTCAGTGGTGGTGTTTCACGACCGGTGCACCAGACCCGGAGCTGATGAAAAAGGCCCGGCCAAAATGTTAGAGGCGCTGCCGAAAATTTTGGACCATTTGCAACAGCGGAACCTGCAACCTGTTACAGTGGATGAGTTATTTACCTTTAACCGGATAGGTCTAGTGAAAAGATTGCTGCGCCGACTATGGCGGGTTTGGGAATTTGGCTTTGAAAAACTGGCTGGTCTTAAGCCGGTGGGCGGTAATAATTTATTTCGACTGGCGGTACGTAAACACCGTGGCAGCGTGATGCAGTTACCCGATGGTACCTTATTAAAACCCGGTGATCAGATAGGAGAACTTCATTTTAACAATGACCAGCTGCAAAAAATTAACACCACAGCCCGTTCCATTGAACAGGTGGGTGTTAAACTACTTAAGGAAGCCAAGAATTCCTTACCATTACTGGCCAAAGTTGTGGCCCAGGACCCGTCCTACCAGGGAGTTAAAGCCTTTGTGGGGATTACTATGATCTACCGGGGCTCAACCAAACTAGGCTTTTCCGTATACGATCTATCCCCCTTTACCCGGCCAATTGTGGCTTGGTATCAGATGTGGTTATTATTTTTACTTCACCCCGGTGGTTTAGCTCACCTACGACGTCAGTGGGATAAACTGGTACCTAAAAAAATTATTATTTCCAGACAAGAACTTTTAGCCCGCTACCTCGACGGGATTGGCTAG
- a CDS encoding divergent PAP2 family protein, translated as MDVGFKCTSIGNIFEVNELSDIFYWLILNKILFAPLSAFLTAQVLKGLLASLHSKKWQWSRFHGAGGMPSSHSAMVTALATAAGLSYGWSSSLFTITAIFSVIVMYDAMGVRRAAGNQARILNQILEEMGRQDGQQNVKALKELIGHTPVEVAVGALIGVIMAAVVF; from the coding sequence ATGGACGTAGGTTTTAAATGTACAAGTATTGGGAATATCTTTGAGGTGAATGAATTGTCCGATATTTTTTACTGGTTAATTTTAAATAAAATACTCTTTGCCCCCCTGTCCGCTTTTCTTACGGCACAGGTACTAAAGGGTTTATTGGCCTCCCTGCACAGCAAAAAATGGCAGTGGAGCAGGTTTCATGGAGCCGGTGGCATGCCCAGTTCTCATTCGGCCATGGTAACTGCCCTGGCCACTGCCGCCGGATTAAGTTACGGCTGGTCTTCGTCTTTATTTACCATCACGGCTATTTTTTCCGTCATTGTTATGTATGATGCCATGGGGGTTCGCCGGGCGGCCGGCAACCAGGCCAGGATACTAAACCAAATTCTAGAAGAAATGGGCCGGCAAGATGGCCAGCAGAACGTTAAGGCCTTAAAGGAACTGATCGGTCATACTCCGGTCGAAGTAGCCGTGGGGGCTCTTATCGGAGTCATTATGGCGGCAGTTGTTTTTTAA
- a CDS encoding ferrous iron transport protein A yields MTLDKCKKGQKIKIMNIPNEIIRSQAIRFGISEGAVVTCEEVVPAGPVVVGMYKQQIAIGRNLAKSISVELIN; encoded by the coding sequence ATGACCTTAGACAAATGCAAGAAGGGGCAAAAAATTAAAATCATGAATATTCCCAATGAAATTATCCGCTCTCAAGCAATCAGGTTTGGCATTTCCGAGGGCGCCGTGGTTACCTGCGAGGAAGTTGTACCGGCCGGCCCGGTGGTGGTAGGGATGTATAAACAACAAATTGCCATTGGCCGGAATTTAGCTAAAAGCATTTCCGTTGAACTTATAAATTAG
- a CDS encoding polysaccharide deacetylase family protein has translation MMTKTMFRLANVFAGLMAILIVITMSPTMSKVAIGNSHGIYRIKTKNKLVALTFDDGPDPRFTPAILDILKKYKVPATFFVVGKNVEDHPEILLRTIHEGHQVGNHTMTHPILNQLKPEEIYKELKDCSRTIWLVSGEHPIYFRSPKGLTSAEVQKIGSSLGMEQILWTVTMENHAAKTPKEMADRVLRKVGPGYIILLHDGRLDRSKTVAALPLLLEGLQKRGYKVVPLSELLSIETTDNSSW, from the coding sequence ATGATGACTAAGACAATGTTCAGGCTGGCTAATGTTTTTGCCGGTTTAATGGCCATCTTGATTGTAATAACCATGAGTCCTACTATGTCGAAAGTTGCTATTGGTAATAGTCACGGTATTTATAGAATAAAAACCAAAAATAAATTAGTTGCCCTTACTTTTGATGACGGTCCGGACCCCCGTTTTACACCGGCAATCCTTGATATACTTAAAAAATATAAGGTTCCGGCTACGTTTTTTGTGGTTGGTAAGAATGTAGAGGATCACCCCGAAATATTATTGAGAACTATTCATGAAGGGCATCAAGTTGGTAATCATACCATGACCCACCCGATTTTAAATCAACTTAAGCCGGAGGAAATCTATAAAGAGCTTAAAGATTGTTCCAGGACCATCTGGTTGGTATCTGGTGAACACCCCATTTACTTTCGTTCCCCCAAGGGATTAACCAGTGCTGAGGTGCAAAAAATCGGCTCATCTCTTGGTATGGAACAGATACTTTGGACTGTAACAATGGAAAATCACGCTGCTAAAACGCCAAAAGAAATGGCTGACCGGGTGCTAAGGAAAGTTGGTCCGGGTTATATAATTTTATTACACGATGGTAGGTTAGACAGATCTAAAACAGTAGCAGCCCTCCCACTATTGTTGGAGGGATTACAGAAACGCGGATACAAAGTAGTTCCCTTAAGCGAACTGCTAAGTATAGAAACAACAGACAATTCATCTTGGTAG
- the feoB gene encoding ferrous iron transport protein B gives MNELSPGKNIVLVGNPNVGKSVVFNYLTGRYVDVANFPGTTTNVICGRFGCDAVTDTPGIYGISSFNEEEKIARDIVLHGDILVNIVDAVHLERDLFLTQQLIDTGIPVLVVLNMIDEAEQHGLKVDIKVLQELLGVPVIATSAVSGRGMPQLKEAIYQARVGRVLPQVQEKIGELPDQVPRPDKLLILEGDQYVAGKYKLIARNYRDEIYGARRRWVNELVAMSVRETGRGQALGAALGRWMIQPVTGIPLLIFTLWAIYQLVGVFVAQTVVGFTEETIMVQYFQPLARYLAGHLVAPESAVGKILVGQFGVVTMTVTYLLGLLFPLVLGFNLVLAVLEDTGYLPRIATLLDRMLMVFGLNGQAVIPLVLGFGCVTMALMSTRLLGSVRERRIATIILALTVPCSAQLAIIATMLAGLGPGYAVIYGLIILSVFISGGVLLDKFVPGKSSSLWIDLPPLRLPRLQNVLQKSWHKSKEFILEATPLFALGALALGLLDVSGALEAIENALIPLTVNWLGLPKEAASGFIMGVIRREFGTAGLFSFPMSDLQKLVALTTITLFVPCVASAMVIFKEWGWREGSLIWLGVIFMAFLVGGTVNQLLHLFISIPHTSPLTMLAGVIILWLVLILGLSWLKPAHDK, from the coding sequence ATGAATGAACTATCTCCGGGTAAGAACATAGTTCTGGTGGGCAATCCCAATGTAGGTAAATCTGTGGTGTTTAATTATTTAACCGGGCGCTACGTTGATGTAGCTAATTTCCCGGGTACAACTACAAATGTCATATGTGGTCGCTTTGGATGTGATGCAGTAACCGATACCCCGGGAATTTATGGTATTTCCTCCTTTAATGAGGAAGAAAAGATAGCCCGGGATATTGTTTTGCATGGGGATATTTTGGTGAATATTGTTGATGCAGTGCATTTGGAGCGAGATTTATTTCTTACTCAACAGTTGATTGACACAGGTATTCCCGTTTTAGTTGTTTTGAACATGATTGACGAGGCGGAACAACATGGCCTTAAAGTAGATATAAAGGTATTACAGGAATTGCTGGGGGTACCGGTCATTGCCACTTCAGCGGTAAGCGGCCGAGGCATGCCTCAACTTAAAGAAGCCATTTACCAGGCCAGAGTTGGTCGGGTACTACCCCAGGTACAGGAAAAAATAGGGGAACTTCCGGACCAGGTACCCCGACCGGATAAACTTTTAATCCTGGAAGGAGATCAGTATGTTGCTGGCAAATATAAACTTATTGCCAGAAATTACCGAGATGAAATATACGGTGCCAGACGCCGGTGGGTTAATGAATTAGTGGCTATGTCGGTACGGGAAACAGGCCGGGGCCAGGCCCTGGGGGCGGCCTTGGGTCGTTGGATGATTCAACCCGTTACCGGCATTCCCCTGCTGATTTTTACCCTTTGGGCTATTTACCAGTTGGTGGGGGTTTTTGTGGCCCAAACCGTGGTTGGCTTTACCGAAGAAACAATAATGGTGCAGTATTTTCAGCCTCTGGCCAGGTATTTAGCAGGCCATTTAGTAGCACCGGAATCGGCAGTGGGTAAGATACTGGTGGGCCAGTTTGGGGTTGTTACCATGACTGTTACCTACCTGTTAGGCTTGTTATTCCCGCTGGTTTTAGGATTTAATCTGGTGCTGGCGGTTTTAGAGGACACCGGTTATCTCCCCCGCATCGCCACTTTGTTGGACCGCATGCTGATGGTCTTTGGTTTGAATGGACAGGCAGTAATTCCCCTGGTATTGGGCTTTGGTTGTGTAACCATGGCCCTGATGTCTACCCGTTTACTGGGGTCCGTTCGGGAGCGCCGGATAGCCACCATCATTTTGGCCTTAACTGTTCCCTGTTCTGCCCAGTTGGCCATCATTGCCACCATGCTGGCAGGACTGGGTCCTGGTTACGCTGTAATTTACGGGTTAATCATTCTCAGTGTGTTTATCAGCGGAGGAGTTTTATTGGATAAATTTGTGCCAGGCAAGTCATCCTCACTGTGGATAGACCTGCCTCCGCTGCGGCTGCCCCGCTTACAAAATGTGCTGCAGAAAAGCTGGCACAAAAGCAAGGAATTTATTTTGGAAGCAACCCCCCTCTTTGCGTTAGGGGCCCTGGCCTTAGGCTTGTTGGATGTCTCAGGTGCGTTAGAGGCCATTGAAAACGCCCTGATTCCCTTAACGGTAAATTGGCTGGGTCTACCCAAAGAAGCAGCCAGCGGCTTTATTATGGGGGTTATTCGGCGGGAATTCGGTACCGCTGGTCTGTTTTCCTTTCCTATGTCCGACTTACAAAAGTTAGTGGCCCTCACCACCATAACTTTATTTGTACCCTGTGTTGCTTCCGCTATGGTCATTTTTAAAGAATGGGGCTGGCGGGAGGGCTCCCTTATATGGTTAGGTGTTATCTTTATGGCCTTTTTGGTAGGGGGTACTGTTAACCAACTGTTACACCTGTTTATTTCCATACCCCATACATCTCCGCTCACCATGCTGGCGGGGGTAATTATATTGTGGTTGGTTTTAATTTTAGGCTTAAGTTGGCTAAAGCCGGCTCATGATAAGTGA
- a CDS encoding MFS transporter produces MLKSLNLTGLDYILVLLLLLTEFTRSAFFLTFWPLYAVNFLHLSVVTAGVVVSAHYLSETLVKGAVGYQLDRRGRPVLIVGLIISFLSLISIYLLNVKHELLMVLSGGLFGLGFAPVWLAVMSQVAPIDRPDRAGRIGLVFSAWLIGAGAGPVGINFILPIGFRPTFQILILLWLTAVLLVIVIPFRTKTTSTKVSPVEQFKKLARNPMVVKVLLPGMFLQTMAASLLLPVLPIYATKVLGLASQQYGLLLTAGGAATVLFLVPMGRLVDRLPLRVMLTGGFLLSAIFLAAFPLTKNLTYIIILVLLVGGSYAMVLPAWNSLLARAIPAEHQATGWGIFTTLEGLGIATGPTLGGVISGYIHPVGTIYLSAIILGGMGIFYLFYPFDQLSCPQE; encoded by the coding sequence ATGTTAAAATCGTTAAATTTAACCGGACTGGACTATATCCTGGTATTATTGTTGTTGCTTACTGAATTCACCAGAAGTGCTTTTTTTCTAACCTTTTGGCCCCTTTATGCCGTGAACTTCTTACACCTTTCGGTGGTAACGGCAGGCGTAGTGGTTTCTGCCCATTATTTAAGTGAAACCCTGGTTAAAGGCGCTGTCGGGTACCAGTTGGACCGGCGAGGTCGTCCGGTTTTAATCGTCGGACTGATCATAAGCTTTCTTTCTTTGATCAGTATTTATTTACTAAATGTTAAGCATGAACTGCTTATGGTTTTGTCAGGGGGGTTGTTTGGCCTGGGATTTGCTCCGGTCTGGCTGGCTGTGATGAGCCAGGTGGCTCCCATAGACCGGCCGGACCGGGCCGGCCGCATTGGATTGGTGTTCTCGGCCTGGCTGATCGGTGCGGGAGCCGGTCCGGTGGGAATTAACTTTATTCTGCCCATTGGCTTTCGCCCAACCTTTCAAATTTTAATCCTACTATGGCTTACGGCCGTATTACTGGTTATAGTCATTCCCTTTAGGACTAAGACTACATCTACAAAGGTATCTCCGGTGGAGCAGTTCAAAAAACTGGCCCGGAATCCCATGGTGGTTAAGGTGCTTTTACCGGGCATGTTTTTACAAACTATGGCCGCCAGCCTGCTATTACCTGTACTCCCCATTTACGCCACCAAAGTTTTAGGATTGGCGTCACAGCAATACGGGTTGCTGTTAACTGCCGGGGGTGCCGCCACTGTACTTTTTTTAGTACCCATGGGACGCCTGGTGGACAGATTACCCTTGCGGGTTATGCTAACAGGTGGGTTTCTGCTTAGCGCTATCTTTCTGGCTGCCTTTCCTTTAACCAAAAACCTTACTTATATAATTATCCTGGTTCTGCTGGTGGGGGGTTCCTATGCCATGGTACTACCCGCCTGGAACTCTTTGCTGGCCCGGGCCATTCCGGCTGAACATCAAGCCACCGGTTGGGGTATCTTTACCACCCTGGAGGGGCTGGGCATTGCCACCGGGCCAACTCTAGGGGGAGTTATTTCCGGTTATATTCACCCGGTCGGGACCATTTATCTCAGTGCCATAATTCTAGGGGGGATGGGTATCTTTTACCTGTTTTATCCCTTTGATCAACTTTCCTGTCCTCAGGAGTGA
- a CDS encoding HD-GYP domain-containing protein, with amino-acid sequence MRRVSLNLISPGMKVGRPVINSNGQVLLNAGVILTEKYIHRLKLLGIPSLYIEDGYLPDLQVDDVISDETRIKAITQVKNLLKEHTRSLGEQEQHTEKIYSTVNEIIDQLLSNNQLIVNLIDIRAMDDYVFAHSVNVCVLALMTGIALGYGRSKLFHLGMGAILHDIGKILIPKEILDKPGKLTDEEYAVVKQHPEHGLKLLKDNPHVSNLSKLVVYQHHERYCGQGYPQGLKESEIHEFAQITGMVDMYDALTADRVYRKAFPPHEAYEMISAAGNYLFTYEIIQPFLSNIAAFPAGTMVELSSGEVAIVVSTKKGFSLYPRVRVLFDRQKRPVTEVKELELLDYRNLVISRVLDDPAEIQTFPTAGSNGE; translated from the coding sequence ATGCGCAGGGTTTCCTTAAATTTAATTAGTCCGGGCATGAAGGTTGGACGTCCTGTAATAAATAGTAATGGTCAAGTACTGTTAAATGCAGGTGTGATATTAACAGAAAAGTATATTCATCGTCTGAAATTATTAGGAATTCCCTCGTTATACATAGAGGATGGGTACTTGCCGGATCTGCAGGTTGATGACGTTATATCGGATGAAACCAGGATAAAGGCCATTACTCAGGTAAAAAATTTGCTAAAAGAACATACCAGATCCCTGGGAGAACAAGAACAACACACCGAAAAAATATATTCAACCGTAAATGAAATAATTGATCAGTTATTAAGTAATAATCAGCTAATAGTTAATTTAATAGATATTAGAGCTATGGATGATTACGTCTTTGCCCATTCGGTAAATGTTTGCGTACTGGCTTTGATGACAGGTATAGCCTTAGGCTACGGTCGATCAAAGCTGTTTCACCTGGGTATGGGTGCGATACTTCATGATATAGGAAAGATTCTTATCCCCAAAGAGATTTTGGACAAGCCTGGTAAATTGACGGATGAAGAATATGCGGTGGTAAAGCAACATCCTGAACATGGCCTCAAATTACTTAAGGATAATCCACATGTGAGCAACCTTTCTAAATTAGTTGTGTACCAGCACCATGAACGTTATTGTGGACAAGGCTACCCCCAGGGATTAAAAGAATCAGAAATTCATGAGTTCGCCCAAATAACCGGTATGGTGGATATGTATGATGCGTTGACGGCAGATAGGGTTTACCGCAAGGCATTTCCACCTCACGAAGCCTATGAAATGATATCGGCGGCAGGCAATTACCTGTTTACCTACGAAATCATTCAACCCTTCCTCTCTAATATAGCAGCTTTCCCGGCCGGAACAATGGTGGAGCTGAGTTCCGGGGAGGTGGCCATAGTGGTGAGCACCAAAAAGGGATTTTCCTTATACCCGCGGGTCAGGGTATTGTTTGACCGGCAAAAAAGGCCGGTGACCGAAGTAAAAGAACTTGAGTTACTAGATTACCGCAACTTGGTGATTAGCCGGGTGCTGGACGACCCTGCAGAAATTCAGACATTTCCTACAGCGGGAAGTAACGGCGAGTAA
- a CDS encoding glycosyl hydrolase family 18 protein: MTKYRWTSSGILILYLLFASCFLFFTPGPASAAANQPVVMGYYVKDWYNDYGSYNSLATYHSNLDYTATFSALIDWNGNLIMDFPPTEGIDLAKKKGVKPLLVVHNMNNGMDSWTVSAVLGDANKRWNLSQNIVWLVKKYGFAGVNIDLEAVPTWNRDDYNKFLWELKGLLKPGGYLLTAAVPAKNSDQWDNAWSGAYDYRELNRVCDYVMLMTYDEHWFGGSPGPIASLPWVQSVLDYAVKQMNPQKILLGLAAYGYDWSWSGTRAVKWKDVNELANQYGAQIQWDNYSSSPYFYYWIGNEQHEVWFENKYSLAIKLGLVKSYGLGGVSLWRLGMEDYTLWNTIQNKL; the protein is encoded by the coding sequence ATGACAAAATATAGGTGGACAAGCTCGGGTATCCTGATCCTGTATCTCTTATTTGCCAGTTGTTTTCTCTTCTTTACTCCTGGCCCGGCCAGTGCGGCGGCCAATCAACCAGTTGTTATGGGTTACTATGTGAAGGATTGGTATAACGACTATGGTTCTTACAATTCCTTAGCTACATATCACAGTAACCTGGATTACACTGCAACCTTCTCCGCGCTCATCGATTGGAACGGCAATCTAATTATGGACTTTCCTCCTACCGAGGGAATAGATTTAGCTAAAAAGAAGGGTGTCAAACCTCTTCTGGTTGTACATAATATGAACAACGGCATGGATAGTTGGACAGTGTCTGCTGTTCTGGGTGATGCCAATAAACGCTGGAATTTAAGCCAAAATATTGTTTGGTTAGTTAAAAAATATGGTTTTGCCGGTGTTAATATTGACCTGGAAGCAGTTCCAACCTGGAACAGAGACGATTATAATAAATTTTTATGGGAATTAAAAGGCCTGCTTAAACCGGGTGGTTACTTGCTGACAGCAGCGGTACCGGCTAAAAACAGTGACCAGTGGGACAATGCCTGGTCTGGTGCCTATGACTACCGGGAGTTAAACAGAGTTTGCGATTACGTTATGCTGATGACCTATGATGAGCACTGGTTTGGTGGTTCTCCGGGACCCATAGCTTCTTTACCTTGGGTACAAAGCGTACTGGATTACGCGGTAAAACAAATGAATCCACAAAAAATTTTACTGGGTCTGGCCGCTTACGGTTATGATTGGTCTTGGAGCGGGACCAGGGCAGTTAAATGGAAAGATGTTAATGAACTGGCTAATCAATACGGGGCTCAGATACAGTGGGATAATTACAGCAGCTCTCCTTATTTTTATTACTGGATCGGTAACGAGCAACATGAGGTTTGGTTTGAAAATAAATATAGTTTAGCCATTAAGCTGGGTCTGGTTAAATCCTATGGGCTGGGCGGTGTTAGCCTCTGGCGCCTGGGCATGGAAGACTACACCCTGTGGAACACAATTCAAAATAAGTTATAA
- a CDS encoding S1C family serine protease: MPQWRKIAVYTLILAFLSGIMFAGGCTLVKDLTPKEKQTERSGVADASLPGVGPDTIANIVAQAGPAVVKINTVVRVGGDYQGNPFFDDPFFRQFFGVSPSPQYQSGLGSGFIISKDGYILTNEHVIEGAENITVTVKGDKKTYRAKLIGADSSLDLAVLKIDGKDFPTLPLGDSNRIRVGNWVIAIGSPFGLEDTVTIGVISAKGRPLEIDNRTFENLLQTDASINPGNSGGPLLNLNGEVVGINTAINAQAQGIGFAIPTSTVKEVLDELIQQGKVKRPWLGVQIQAVTPDLAHFLGYDSSEGAVVGGVVPGGPAQRAGIKEGDIITAIDGQKISTPDDLIKTVQKKKIGAELEVQLFRKGKTIKVTVQTTERPAETR, encoded by the coding sequence ATGCCACAGTGGAGAAAGATCGCAGTCTATACATTAATTCTGGCCTTCTTATCCGGCATTATGTTTGCAGGCGGATGTACGCTGGTAAAGGATCTAACGCCCAAGGAAAAACAAACTGAACGAAGCGGCGTGGCGGATGCCAGCTTACCCGGCGTAGGGCCTGATACCATTGCCAACATTGTAGCCCAGGCGGGTCCGGCCGTGGTGAAGATAAACACAGTGGTACGGGTAGGGGGAGATTATCAAGGTAACCCATTTTTTGATGACCCGTTTTTCCGCCAATTCTTTGGTGTGTCCCCTTCACCCCAATATCAAAGCGGTCTGGGCTCCGGATTTATTATCTCTAAAGATGGGTATATTCTTACCAATGAGCACGTGATAGAAGGGGCAGAAAACATCACTGTTACGGTTAAGGGAGATAAAAAAACCTACCGGGCTAAGTTAATAGGTGCAGATTCCTCTCTGGATTTGGCTGTATTAAAAATAGACGGTAAAGATTTCCCCACCCTGCCCCTGGGAGATTCTAACCGCATCAGGGTGGGCAACTGGGTTATTGCCATAGGTAGTCCCTTTGGTCTGGAGGATACCGTAACCATCGGTGTGATAAGTGCCAAAGGGCGCCCCCTGGAAATAGATAACCGAACCTTTGAAAATTTACTCCAAACAGATGCCTCCATTAACCCCGGTAACAGTGGCGGACCTTTATTAAACCTTAACGGGGAAGTGGTGGGAATTAACACCGCCATCAATGCCCAGGCCCAGGGAATTGGTTTTGCCATTCCTACCAGTACGGTTAAAGAGGTTTTAGATGAATTGATTCAACAGGGTAAGGTCAAACGACCCTGGCTGGGTGTGCAGATACAGGCAGTTACTCCGGATTTAGCTCATTTCCTGGGTTATGATTCCTCCGAGGGAGCCGTGGTAGGAGGAGTGGTTCCCGGCGGTCCGGCTCAGCGGGCCGGCATAAAAGAGGGGGACATCATTACCGCCATTGACGGACAAAAAATCAGTACTCCGGATGATCTAATTAAAACCGTACAGAAAAAGAAAATAGGTGCAGAACTAGAGGTACAGCTTTTCCGTAAAGGCAAGACCATCAAAGTAACTGTGCAAACTACCGAAAGACCGGCCGAGACCAGATAA